CATGGGCAGAGAAATGTGAGAGAGTGTGCTGATGTCAAGCTTGCTCCCTACTGATCTGAAATCTACAGCATTTACGTAATTTTTCCGGATCAAGCGAGTTATACTTGGCCGTTTCGAACGCAGGCCAGATATCCAACTAGGGATGGATTTTCCAACTGTTCCCCTTGAACTACTGCCAGAACGAGATCCGCTTAAAGTAACCATATTATACCAGTGTGAGTCATTACCAAAAACTGAGGCCAGGCTAGGCATGGGCGCTCCAAGGGAGCGACTACCGACAGACAATGTAAAACTCGGCCGGGGTCCACCCCATCCATCAGGTGTGGACGTTGAACTGTCGTAAGACATGGTTTTGCTCTGGATTTTGCTGATTTTAATAAAGATATTTCTTGATGAAAACTAGTGTAGAAATAACGATATAGGGGATAATATTTTATGAAGTACTAGTATTTATATGTAAtgtaaaaagaaaaacagaggGGATACGACTATTCCCATGCCGCCCAGATATCTGATATGTTCATATCAAAAGGAAATGTCAAGAGATATATTATAATATTAAGCCAAGATGAAGGTTACCCGCAGGATCCCAGGAAAAAGTGcagaccgaggggcgctgccgcaaaACTCGCCACACTTATAGCCATACACTCAGAGATTTGTGGCGTAGTAAAAGGAAACACAGCCAAATACAGACATAGTGCAATTAAACACCAGtaaaattaatatttaattcaaatatgaaatatattttgatCAAATGTAAGGGAAAACCCTTTCCTTTTACAATTTTCATTGGAAGAAATAAAGAatgaggggcgctgccgcatgacgcataGCCACAGAGGTACCTCAGCTTAGAGTTACCTCATGCAAATGGTTTGGATTGGTTGAGGTTCGCTTTCTACTGTCCCGGAAAAACTATATTAGGCGTAAAGTCTCGGATTTTTCCATCAAAAATACACAATATTACAAAAAACACTACAACAAACAGAAACACTACAACAGTtaaacacacaaaaataaaCTAAATAATTACACCAAAATCCACCTAAAAACACTGAACACTTCTTACACCACGAAATGGGCAGTCATCAAGTGGACTTAAGTGTCTTAGATTTCGATACATACAATGATTACATCAACTCCTTTGCCACTGCAGACGATGAACGCTTTCTGAGCAACCAAAAGATCATTAAATCTATTGTACAGCTGGGATACCGCACCACCAAGGTCCCCTACGACAACGATGAGTTCGATAGACGTGTGCTTATTGCCGAACAGGCCATCAGACCAAAGACTACCACGATGGGGCTGTTGGGCGATTTTATGTCACCCTCGAACAATGATCCAGTGCTGCTAGAGTTTAAGCGACGCGAAGTACCCAATTTGAATAAGTATTTATCGGTAAGTGCGCTGTGCTACTTAGACATATTTTCTAGGATAAATGATGATGGCTCTTCACAGACCATAGTGTTTACTTCATATATATCCAGTGATGGTTATGAGATCTCTGGTTACATAGATCTGGACAGCAGTTGGCGCATGGGCGGCAGCGATACAAAGAAAATTGACTGGCAGTGCGTCTTTGAGGGCCGTTGTCGTGTGAGGCCCATGGCCCATCATTTGAGCTATTCGAATGCACGCTACAATATGGTCAAGTATACGCACAGCGATAACTATTTGGTGATGCACGATCATCATTTTGGTCTGTTGTTTATGCACAAGGGCGATCACAAAATTATCACAGTCGGTGGCCAGGTTAATTTGTATTCGAGAAATGCCAAAAGATCGATGGTATACTCTCCCAAATTAGGATATGTGGTATTCTACGACCATCTAGTACGCAAGAAGGTATAAGGTTTGAAGCAGAAGATCGTCAAAACTTAGAAGCATTTTCAAAGACAAATCTAAGAACAATTTGCTGCCGAAAACTATGGAATTTCCGAAGCACTACCCTCACACCGGAAGAACCATCATCCAGAACTGATGCCACTATTTCGCGACACTTTTCAAATTTAAGTCTAAATGTAGTACGAGCATTAAAACATGAAATATTTATCTCAATGAGAGACAACATTTTATTGGCCACGATCCAAGTGGATCACTCTTTCTCTTTAAGATCCCTATGATCCGTAATTGTTTAGAATATGTTGAGCAAAACAAACCCCAGAgggtgctctctctctctctctcgtgtATATCCACTCAACTGCTTTTAATTTTAGCATAGCTCtaattccgattccgattcggATTTAGCTCTCATTGCATTGCAGACCTCCGAGCAACACAGTGCATATTGTGTCGAAATATTTTCGCGCTTCAGGTTTTACATCATCAGGCGGAAAAACCATTAGGAATAATCTCCTACTTCAAATGGAAAACCCAAAGTTATAGTTCATAAAATGTGGTCattatttaatatatatttaGTGCTGATTCTGCTGTCATTAGCCGGAGCTAGACAGCAGTTTATGGTGGGTAAGTTTCGCACGAAATTGGGTCACTGTCTCAAGGGCTGCGTACATTTTTGCGTACATTTTCTAGGCAGCATCTTTACATCGGACAAGGATGAAGCAGAAATTGCATTTCGCACAGCAGTGGATCGGGCAAATATATTGGAACGAAATATAGAACTTGTTCCGACTGTGGTGTATGCCAATACGGATGATAGTTTTATTATTGAAAAGATGGGTACGAAATAATGAAAATTCTCGAAGTATTCTTTGTAATCGGTCTTCTTTCAGTTTGCAATTTGATTTCCCAAGGGGTTATAGCCATTTTTGGACCCAGTACAGGCAGTAGTTCGGGTCAATACAGAAACAACTTATCAAAAATTCAAGAAAATACAATATTTGTTTAATCTCTTTCAGATATTATTGCCTCGATTTGCAATACCCTAGACATACCTCACATTGTCTACGATTGGCTGCCCAATGAGTCCATCCCAGATCGCCAGCACTCCACCATGACCCTGAATGTACATCCCGATAACTTATTGCTATCCCAAGGATTTGCAGAAATAGTACAGAGTTTTGGCTGGCGAAGTTTTACGATTATCTATGAATCGGATAGGGGTATCTAGAACCTCTTTATGCAAAATGATTATCTaattttgttctcccttttaGAGCTCCAACAATTGCAGGATATTTTACAAATCGGTGAACCCAGCAACATGCCCACTACAATGAAACAGCTTGGTCCAGATGAGGACTACAGACCCTTTTTAAAGGAAATTAAACTATCCACAGATAATTGTTTGATTGTGCATTGTTCGCCCTCGAATCTATTGAGTCTCTTGCAACAGGCAAACGAACTGAAAATGTTGGGGGAATATCAGGTGGAGTTAGATAGAAAGAAGTATTATAGAACCTAGTAACGACTATATTCTTTACAGAGTGTCTTCATACCCCTTCTGGACACACACACTGTGGACTTCGGTGAACTCTCTGGCGTGGATGCAAACATAACGACAGTTCGTCTGATGGATCCCACAGATTTTCACATCAAGAATGTGGTTCACGATTGGGAAGAGCATGAGAAAAGAGACGGACGCTACTACAAAGTAGATCCAGGTCGGGTTAAGACACTGATGATACTCCTCAACGATGCAGTCTGGCTGTTCTCCAAAGGTTTGACGGAACTGGGAATTCTCGAAGAACTGAAAGCCCCTGAGGTGGA
The sequence above is a segment of the Drosophila miranda strain MSH22 chromosome 4, D.miranda_PacBio2.1, whole genome shotgun sequence genome. Coding sequences within it:
- the LOC108163090 gene encoding cilia- and flagella-associated protein 299, which encodes MGSHQVDLSVLDFDTYNDYINSFATADDERFLSNQKIIKSIVQLGYRTTKVPYDNDEFDRRVLIAEQAIRPKTTTMGLLGDFMSPSNNDPVLLEFKRREVPNLNKYLSTIVFTSYISSDGYEISGYIDLDSSWRMGGSDTKKIDWQCVFEGRCRVRPMAHHLSYSNARYNMVKYTHSDNYLVMHDHHFGLLFMHKGDHKIITVGGQVNLYSRNAKRSMVYSPKLGYVVFYDHLVRKKV